The proteins below are encoded in one region of Microbispora sp. NBC_01189:
- a CDS encoding helix-turn-helix domain-containing protein: MIVEKGLRADARRNRDLIVAAARELFLEQNVDVPLEEVARRAGVGVGTLYRRFPDRDALLRAVGEESLRRLEDLVETAGREEPDAWHALCRFLRGAVALRLGVLAAKLEPSLHQRLRAGADLHEIRQGIVTAVLRMIERAQADGALRADIGPGDFALLMTLHVYTPSAVPGEEAMARVVEIMLDGLRADRGSPLPGAALDADALHRYTTAETPPPT; encoded by the coding sequence GTGATCGTGGAGAAAGGGCTGCGCGCCGACGCGCGCCGCAACCGGGATCTGATCGTCGCCGCGGCCCGTGAGCTGTTCCTGGAGCAGAACGTCGACGTGCCGCTGGAGGAGGTCGCCCGCCGTGCGGGCGTGGGCGTCGGCACGCTCTACCGCCGCTTTCCCGACCGGGACGCACTGCTGCGCGCCGTCGGCGAGGAGAGCCTCCGCCGCCTGGAGGACCTGGTGGAGACCGCCGGGCGGGAGGAGCCGGACGCGTGGCACGCACTGTGCCGCTTCCTGCGCGGTGCGGTCGCCCTGCGGCTGGGCGTGCTCGCCGCGAAGCTCGAGCCATCCCTGCACCAGCGGCTGCGCGCCGGCGCCGACCTGCACGAGATCCGGCAGGGTATCGTCACCGCGGTCCTGCGGATGATCGAACGGGCGCAGGCGGACGGTGCGTTGCGGGCCGACATCGGGCCCGGCGACTTCGCCCTGCTGATGACCCTGCACGTCTACACGCCATCGGCCGTGCCCGGTGAGGAGGCCATGGCGCGCGTGGTGGAGATCATGCTGGACGGCCTGCGCGCCGACCGGGGGTCACCCCTTCCCGGCGCCGCGCTCGACGCCGACGCCCTACACCGCTACACCACGGCCGAGACCCCTCCGCCCACCTGA
- a CDS encoding SWIM zinc finger family protein: MPAGRDGWFEAARPIRVDGGIRARSKRGSIGEQWWSRRFIDILELVCDAGRLRRGRAYARQGQVLGLDLGPGLVKARVQGSRPKPYDVSVRITAYGADEWAELTGALGARAVHRAKLLAGEMPPEIEEIFEQSGLPLFPGERGLDMECSCPDWGFPCKHLSAVLYLLAEAFDEDPFLVLAWRGLARDALLDALRHTDGRADATGGGKPALLDVADVPFAERAGDFYESGASPARLGPPADPGSPSDLLLRALDPPPVKARHIPLLDLLRPAYRAFAAEDDS; this comes from the coding sequence GTGCCCGCCGGACGGGACGGCTGGTTCGAGGCCGCGCGGCCCATCAGGGTCGACGGCGGCATCAGGGCGCGCTCGAAGCGGGGGTCCATCGGCGAGCAGTGGTGGTCGCGGCGGTTCATCGACATCCTCGAACTCGTCTGCGACGCGGGCCGGCTGCGGCGGGGGCGCGCGTACGCGCGGCAGGGCCAGGTGCTCGGCCTCGACCTCGGTCCCGGCCTCGTGAAGGCCAGGGTGCAGGGCTCGCGCCCCAAGCCGTACGACGTGAGCGTGCGGATCACGGCGTACGGCGCGGACGAGTGGGCGGAGCTGACCGGGGCGCTGGGCGCGCGGGCCGTGCACCGCGCCAAGCTGCTCGCCGGGGAGATGCCGCCGGAGATCGAGGAGATCTTCGAACAGTCCGGGCTGCCGCTCTTCCCGGGCGAGCGCGGGCTGGACATGGAGTGCTCCTGCCCCGACTGGGGGTTCCCCTGCAAGCACCTGTCCGCGGTGCTCTACCTGCTGGCCGAGGCGTTCGACGAGGACCCGTTCCTGGTGCTGGCCTGGCGCGGCTTGGCCAGGGACGCGCTGCTCGACGCCCTCCGCCACACCGACGGGCGGGCCGATGCGACGGGCGGCGGGAAGCCGGCCCTGCTCGACGTGGCCGACGTCCCGTTCGCGGAGCGTGCCGGCGACTTCTACGAGTCAGGCGCATCACCGGCCCGGCTCGGCCCGCCGGCCGATCCCGGCTCGCCCTCCGACCTGTTGCTGCGCGCGCTCGACCCGCCGCCGGTCAAGGCCAGGCACATCCCGCTGCTCGACCTGCTGCGGCCCGCGTACCGGGCCTTCGCCGCCGAGGACGACTCGTAG
- a CDS encoding FAD:protein FMN transferase codes for MRHTEHVMGTVFSFDVRAADPGPCVAEAVAWLHHVDEVFSTYRPDSPVSRLARGEITLAGCPGEVADVLRLCESVALVSRGYFTLRPGGRLDPSALVKGWAVERASAILRQAGASDHCVNGGGDIRLSGSPAPGRSWRVGVAHPLRPGELAAVVSGTDLAVATSGTAERGAHVVDPHTGRPATGLASVTVTGPDLALADAYATAAFAMGAAARDWVEGLRGYEAFAVTPSGATWRTSGFHPRVMA; via the coding sequence ATGCGCCACACCGAGCACGTCATGGGAACCGTCTTCTCCTTCGACGTACGTGCCGCCGACCCCGGGCCGTGTGTCGCGGAGGCGGTGGCCTGGCTGCACCACGTGGACGAGGTCTTCTCGACGTACCGGCCGGACAGCCCGGTGAGCCGCCTGGCCCGGGGTGAGATCACCCTGGCCGGCTGCCCCGGGGAGGTGGCGGACGTCCTGCGCCTCTGCGAGTCGGTGGCGCTGGTCTCCCGCGGCTACTTCACCCTTCGTCCCGGGGGCCGCCTCGATCCCTCCGCCCTCGTCAAGGGCTGGGCGGTCGAGCGCGCCTCGGCCATCCTGCGCCAGGCGGGCGCCTCCGACCACTGTGTGAACGGCGGCGGGGACATCCGGCTGTCCGGCTCGCCCGCGCCGGGCCGGTCCTGGCGGGTCGGCGTCGCCCACCCGCTCCGTCCGGGCGAGCTCGCCGCCGTGGTGTCGGGGACCGACCTCGCCGTGGCGACCTCGGGCACCGCCGAACGCGGCGCGCACGTCGTCGACCCGCACACGGGCCGCCCGGCGACCGGGCTGGCCTCGGTGACGGTGACCGGGCCCGATCTCGCCCTGGCCGACGCGTACGCCACGGCGGCCTTCGCCATGGGCGCCGCCGCCAGAGACTGGGTGGAGGGGCTGCGCGGCTACGAGGCCTTCGCCGTCACCCCCTCCGGCGCCACCTGGCGCACCTCCGGCTTCCACCCCCGGGTCATGGCCTGA
- a CDS encoding diacylglycerol/lipid kinase family protein has protein sequence MRSKADHTAAIHRDRKAAVVVNTRSRRGRRRYTEVLRLLEAGDFRLTGVHPVTDPSRLRDVLTRALDAGPDLLVVGGGDGTLSSSVRHVAGRDVALGVLPLGTTNNFARSLGLPLDLAGAVGVFSGGKVADIDLGMCGDRPFANLASFGVSVEVAGTVRPWVKRVLGRAAYPLTALTILPAHRPFRAYITVDGRRHELLTHQLNIANGRFHGGWQIARDVSIDNRRLVAYQLGSGKRLRLLGETLVRATTGRWTSLAGGPFVTGQEMLLETDPPLAADIDGEVRLRTPLVLKTIPNGLRVMVPRDFVDT, from the coding sequence GTGCGGAGCAAGGCGGATCACACCGCGGCCATCCACCGGGACCGGAAGGCCGCCGTCGTCGTGAACACCAGGTCCAGACGAGGCCGCCGCCGTTACACGGAGGTGCTGCGGCTGCTGGAGGCAGGGGACTTCCGGCTCACCGGCGTCCATCCGGTGACCGACCCCTCGCGGCTGCGCGACGTGCTCACCCGGGCGCTCGACGCCGGGCCCGACCTCCTCGTGGTCGGTGGTGGAGACGGCACGCTGAGCAGCTCCGTCAGGCACGTGGCCGGCCGCGACGTCGCCCTCGGCGTGCTGCCCCTCGGCACCACCAACAACTTCGCCCGCAGCCTCGGGCTGCCGCTCGACCTCGCCGGGGCGGTCGGCGTGTTCAGCGGGGGCAAGGTGGCCGACATCGATCTCGGGATGTGCGGCGACCGGCCCTTCGCCAACCTCGCGAGCTTCGGCGTGTCGGTCGAGGTGGCCGGCACCGTCAGGCCGTGGGTCAAGCGCGTGCTCGGCCGGGCCGCCTACCCGCTGACCGCGCTCACGATCCTGCCGGCGCACCGGCCGTTCCGGGCGTACATCACCGTGGACGGCAGGCGCCACGAGCTGCTGACCCACCAGCTCAACATCGCCAACGGCCGGTTCCACGGCGGCTGGCAGATCGCCCGGGACGTCAGCATCGACAACCGCAGGCTGGTCGCCTACCAGCTCGGCTCCGGCAAGCGGCTGAGGCTGCTCGGGGAGACGCTCGTACGGGCGACCACCGGCAGATGGACGAGCCTCGCGGGCGGCCCGTTCGTGACCGGCCAGGAGATGCTGCTGGAGACCGACCCGCCGCTGGCCGCCGACATCGACGGCGAGGTGCGGCTGCGTACCCCGCTGGTGCTGAAGACCATCCCCAACGGCCTGCGGGTGATGGTCCCGCGCGACTTCGTCGACACCTGA
- a CDS encoding FAD-dependent monooxygenase → MSTVLISGAGIAGPTLAYWLARNGFGVTVVERAEEVRSSGNPVDVRGAAVAVAERMGVLPRLHQAATGTTGVSFVDAAGRRVARMDMRAVQRRGEVEVARGDLASILYEASRDHAEFLFDDSVTALAQDEHGVDVTFERAAPRRFDLVIGADGLHSVTRRLSFGQESGVVRHMGLYVATTPLGGEAVAGDGRDILMHNTPGKAVAVSPMSAGAFFLYRSPAEPGFDHRDTEQHKRMLTTAFADVSWRAPELLERVRTAGDLYFDSVSQVRLPRWWKGRVALLGDAASCVSLFGDGSTLAMTGAFTLAEALAAHPGDPGAAFRRYETTHRRLVEPKQRAVGQASALLAPATRGGILARNLATRLWPAVTAATRLRQALAR, encoded by the coding sequence ATGAGCACGGTACTGATCTCGGGGGCCGGGATCGCGGGACCGACGCTGGCCTACTGGCTGGCCAGGAACGGGTTCGGGGTCACGGTCGTGGAACGTGCGGAAGAGGTGCGGTCCAGCGGCAACCCGGTGGACGTCAGGGGAGCCGCCGTCGCGGTCGCCGAACGGATGGGCGTCCTGCCCCGGCTGCACCAGGCCGCCACGGGGACGACCGGGGTCAGCTTCGTCGACGCGGCGGGCCGGCGGGTCGCCCGGATGGACATGCGCGCCGTACAGCGGCGAGGTGAGGTCGAGGTGGCGCGCGGCGACCTCGCGTCGATCCTGTACGAGGCGAGCCGCGACCACGCCGAGTTCCTCTTCGACGACTCCGTCACGGCGCTCGCCCAGGACGAGCACGGGGTGGACGTCACCTTCGAGCGCGCCGCCCCCCGCCGCTTCGACCTGGTGATCGGAGCCGACGGCCTGCACTCGGTGACGCGGCGCCTGTCGTTCGGCCAGGAGAGCGGCGTCGTGCGCCACATGGGCCTCTACGTCGCGACGACGCCGCTCGGCGGCGAGGCGGTGGCCGGGGACGGCAGGGACATCCTCATGCACAACACCCCGGGCAAGGCGGTCGCCGTCAGCCCCATGTCGGCGGGCGCGTTCTTCCTCTACCGGAGCCCGGCGGAGCCCGGATTCGACCACCGCGACACCGAGCAGCACAAGCGGATGCTGACCACCGCCTTCGCGGACGTCTCCTGGCGGGCGCCGGAACTGCTCGAACGGGTGCGTACGGCCGGCGACCTCTACTTCGACTCCGTCAGCCAGGTGCGCCTGCCCCGCTGGTGGAAGGGCAGGGTCGCCCTCCTCGGCGACGCCGCCTCCTGCGTGTCGCTGTTCGGGGACGGCTCCACGCTGGCGATGACGGGGGCGTTCACCCTCGCCGAGGCGCTGGCCGCCCATCCCGGCGACCCCGGCGCGGCCTTCCGCCGGTACGAGACCACCCACCGGCGCCTGGTGGAGCCCAAGCAGCGCGCGGTCGGGCAGGCGTCGGCGCTCCTGGCCCCCGCCACCCGAGGCGGCATCCTCGCCCGCAACCTCGCCACCCGCCTCTGGCCCGCCGTAACCGCCGCCACCCGCCTCAGACAGGCCCTCGCCCGTTGA
- a CDS encoding DEAD/DEAH box helicase, whose translation MFVLHAAWDGGRLVLWAEETGGAEPVTSRARIRPHPFAAPANALAAALPGWGDTAAEAAGKSVAGEVVLLLPGSASSPLPSPETGLLVVARRPGIRPWRVPALLVDAGAAMRLLTTLGEAAHPPVESPEPDDRPADLLAGPSLRYLALVAAHARELVRRGRVLPQLVTEDGGYAARWRPVLTGPHADRFRELAAAMPPVCRAVEEERPSAHVLIEALAGLTDAAVRQALPERLLGGHRPGRRAPLADRWTVALTGDTADLPGARREEAEALARPLQDWFRAAHQLDGPVRVCFRLVEPEPEPEPEPGGGWRVEFALQSAEDPSLYLPASLVWAGETMPGLPGRPDETLLAGLGRAARLYPRIDDALREARPAHIDLDVEGAFHFLRHAAPLLQAAGFGVQLPAWAGRARLGLKLTARSPSGPGSTVGQGFGLEQLVDFRAELAVGDETISEAELAELARLKVPLVRLRGQWVELDARQLGAALKAVERRGSGQMTVGEVVREVVHGGDDDLPLVGVDADGLLGDLLSGEADHRLEPVATPAAFHGTLRPYQERGLAWLTFMSQIGLGGILADDMGLGKTLMALSLLLREREQEGRAGATLLVCPMSLLSNWQKEAARFAPSLEVYLHHGSGRPRGAELAERVATADIVLTTYGTALRDRDVLAGFSWVRVVCDEAQAVKNSAARQAQAVRSLPARTRLALTGTPVENHLAELWSIMEFCNPGLLGPARAFRDRYQEPIERHGDEAATAALKRATGPFVLRRLKTDKTIISDLPDKMEMKVWCTLTPEQASLYQAVVEDMMGRIAGSEGIERRGNVLAAMTRLKQVCNHPAHLLKDGSRLAGRSGKLARLEELAEEIVSEGDKALVFTQYAEFGSLLQPYLAARLDRPVLWLHGGLPKKTRDALVERFQTDDEPMIFLLSLKAAGTGLNLTAANHVVHVDRWWNPAVENQATDRAFRIGQTRNVQVRKFICVGTLEERIDEMIERKQALAESVVGTGEDWIAGLSTAELRELFRLSPEAVS comes from the coding sequence GTGTTCGTGCTACACGCGGCCTGGGACGGCGGGCGGCTCGTGCTCTGGGCCGAGGAGACGGGCGGCGCGGAGCCGGTGACCTCACGGGCCAGGATTCGGCCCCATCCCTTCGCCGCCCCGGCGAACGCTCTCGCCGCCGCGCTGCCCGGCTGGGGAGACACGGCCGCAGAGGCGGCCGGAAAGTCCGTGGCGGGCGAGGTGGTGCTGCTCCTGCCCGGCTCGGCGTCCAGCCCCCTGCCCTCACCGGAGACCGGGCTGCTGGTCGTCGCGCGCCGGCCCGGGATCAGGCCGTGGCGGGTGCCGGCGCTGCTGGTCGACGCCGGCGCGGCGATGCGCCTGCTGACCACGCTCGGCGAGGCGGCCCACCCGCCGGTGGAGTCACCGGAACCGGATGACCGCCCCGCCGACCTTCTCGCCGGTCCGTCCCTGCGCTATCTCGCGCTCGTCGCGGCCCACGCGCGGGAGCTGGTGCGGCGGGGCAGAGTGCTGCCCCAGCTCGTCACCGAGGACGGCGGCTACGCCGCGCGCTGGCGGCCGGTGCTGACCGGGCCGCACGCCGACCGTTTCCGGGAGCTCGCCGCCGCGATGCCGCCGGTCTGCCGGGCCGTGGAGGAGGAGCGTCCGTCCGCCCACGTGCTGATCGAGGCGCTGGCGGGCCTCACCGACGCCGCCGTACGGCAGGCGCTGCCGGAGCGCCTGCTGGGCGGGCACCGGCCGGGGCGGCGCGCTCCCCTGGCCGACCGGTGGACGGTGGCGCTCACCGGCGACACGGCGGACCTTCCGGGGGCCCGGCGGGAGGAGGCGGAGGCGCTGGCCCGGCCGCTGCAGGACTGGTTCCGGGCGGCTCACCAGCTCGACGGCCCGGTCCGGGTGTGCTTCCGCCTCGTCGAGCCCGAGCCCGAGCCCGAGCCCGAGCCCGGCGGCGGGTGGCGGGTGGAGTTCGCCCTCCAGTCGGCCGAGGACCCGAGCCTGTATCTGCCCGCCTCCCTCGTCTGGGCGGGCGAGACCATGCCCGGCCTCCCTGGACGGCCGGACGAGACGCTGCTCGCCGGGCTGGGCCGGGCGGCCCGCCTCTATCCAAGGATCGACGACGCGCTGCGGGAGGCCCGGCCGGCGCACATCGACCTCGACGTGGAGGGCGCCTTCCACTTCCTGCGACACGCCGCGCCGCTCCTCCAGGCGGCCGGGTTCGGCGTGCAGCTGCCCGCATGGGCGGGTCGCGCCCGGCTGGGCCTGAAGCTCACCGCGCGGTCGCCCTCCGGGCCGGGCTCCACCGTCGGTCAGGGGTTCGGGCTGGAGCAACTGGTGGACTTCCGGGCCGAGCTGGCCGTCGGCGACGAGACGATCAGCGAGGCGGAGCTGGCCGAGCTGGCCCGGCTCAAGGTGCCGCTGGTCCGGCTGCGGGGACAGTGGGTCGAGCTGGACGCCCGGCAGCTCGGGGCCGCGCTGAAGGCGGTGGAGCGGCGCGGGTCGGGCCAGATGACCGTCGGCGAGGTCGTCCGCGAGGTGGTGCACGGCGGGGACGACGATCTGCCGCTCGTCGGCGTGGACGCCGACGGCCTGCTCGGCGACCTGCTGTCCGGCGAGGCCGACCACCGTCTCGAACCCGTCGCGACCCCGGCCGCCTTCCACGGGACGCTCCGGCCCTACCAGGAGCGCGGCCTGGCCTGGCTCACCTTCATGTCCCAAATCGGACTCGGCGGCATTCTTGCGGACGACATGGGACTCGGTAAGACGCTTATGGCATTGTCCCTTCTTCTCCGCGAACGCGAGCAAGAAGGGCGGGCAGGCGCGACGCTGCTGGTCTGCCCGATGTCGCTGCTCAGCAACTGGCAGAAGGAGGCCGCCCGGTTCGCGCCGTCCCTGGAGGTCTACCTCCACCACGGCTCGGGGCGCCCGCGCGGCGCGGAGCTGGCGGAGCGCGTCGCAACGGCCGACATCGTCCTCACCACGTACGGCACGGCGCTGCGCGACCGCGACGTCCTCGCCGGGTTCTCGTGGGTCCGGGTCGTCTGCGACGAGGCGCAGGCCGTCAAGAACTCGGCCGCGCGGCAGGCGCAGGCCGTGCGCTCGCTCCCGGCGCGGACGAGGCTGGCGCTGACCGGTACGCCGGTCGAGAACCATCTGGCCGAGCTCTGGTCGATCATGGAGTTCTGCAACCCCGGTCTGCTCGGGCCGGCGAGGGCCTTCCGCGACCGCTACCAGGAGCCGATCGAACGGCACGGCGACGAGGCGGCGACCGCCGCGCTCAAGCGGGCCACGGGCCCGTTCGTGCTCCGGCGCCTCAAGACCGACAAGACGATCATCTCCGACCTGCCGGACAAGATGGAGATGAAGGTCTGGTGCACGCTCACCCCCGAGCAGGCGAGCCTCTACCAGGCGGTGGTCGAGGACATGATGGGCCGGATCGCCGGCAGCGAGGGCATCGAACGGCGCGGGAACGTCCTGGCCGCGATGACCCGGCTCAAGCAGGTCTGCAACCACCCCGCCCACCTGCTCAAGGACGGCTCGCGCCTGGCCGGGCGGTCGGGGAAGCTCGCCCGGCTGGAGGAACTGGCCGAGGAGATCGTCAGCGAGGGCGACAAGGCGCTGGTCTTCACGCAGTACGCCGAGTTCGGCTCGCTGCTGCAGCCCTACCTGGCGGCGCGGCTCGACCGCCCGGTGCTGTGGCTGCACGGCGGGCTGCCGAAGAAGACGCGCGACGCGCTGGTGGAGCGGTTCCAGACCGATGACGAGCCGATGATCTTCCTGCTTTCGCTGAAGGCTGCGGGCACCGGGCTCAACCTCACCGCCGCCAACCACGTCGTCCACGTGGACCGGTGGTGGAACCCGGCCGTGGAGAACCAGGCGACCGACCGGGCGTTCCGCATCGGGCAGACCCGGAACGTGCAGGTCAGGAAGTTCATCTGCGTGGGCACCCTGGAGGAGCGGATCGACGAGATGATCGAGCGCAAGCAGGCCCTGGCCGAGAGCGTCGTCGGAACGGGCGAGGACTGGATCGCCGGGCTGTCCACGGCGGAACTGCGCGAGCTGTTCCGCCTCTCCCCCGAGGCGGTGAGCTGA
- a CDS encoding FMN-binding protein, with product MRRAVLAVLATAVGLVLLLSFKPHEVTSPAARPAAVTEGAGSDPGGSDPGGSGPGDDGDEDGDRLGRGFPDSTGSQETRSQDVQGGWSGAGAAAGATSGERTVTGDSADTRWGPVQVEIVVAGGKMAGIRVLVAPRNNHRDIAINNEALPILDEEALSAGSAQIDVVSGATYTSDGYIRSLQSALDRAGL from the coding sequence ATGCGAAGAGCCGTTCTGGCCGTGCTCGCGACCGCCGTCGGCCTCGTGCTGCTGCTGTCGTTCAAGCCCCACGAGGTGACCTCGCCCGCCGCGCGCCCCGCCGCCGTGACCGAGGGAGCCGGCTCGGACCCCGGCGGCTCGGACCCCGGCGGCTCCGGCCCCGGGGACGACGGCGACGAGGACGGCGACCGCCTCGGCCGGGGATTCCCGGACTCCACCGGCTCCCAGGAAACACGGTCCCAAGACGTACAGGGAGGCTGGAGCGGGGCGGGCGCCGCCGCCGGCGCCACCAGCGGGGAGAGGACGGTCACCGGTGACTCCGCCGACACCCGGTGGGGGCCGGTGCAGGTGGAGATCGTGGTCGCGGGCGGGAAGATGGCCGGGATCAGGGTGCTGGTGGCCCCGCGGAACAACCACCGGGACATCGCGATCAACAACGAGGCCTTGCCGATCCTCGACGAGGAGGCGCTGTCGGCCGGGTCGGCCCAGATCGACGTGGTCTCCGGCGCCACCTACACGAGTGACGGCTACATCCGCTCGCTGCAGAGCGCCCTCGACAGGGCCGGTCTCTGA